The Strix uralensis isolate ZFMK-TIS-50842 unplaced genomic scaffold, bStrUra1 scaffold_523, whole genome shotgun sequence genome includes a window with the following:
- the LOC141939034 gene encoding RNA polymerase II elongation factor ELL2-like yields the protein MSHQRCGQPASQAHYTDSSGASQLSCLGLIQNKITVRATSDSYPTTKACMTQPEEELRNGSAKVIKPDGPFLGRKAQVRKAPQKIPDPVPVRKRSTPMNPANIIGRTCTQNVVCRRPYRDRVIHLLALKNYKKPELLTRLRKDGVYQKDKNCLGMILHQVASLNTKDNSYSLKDHLFKDIQKDWPGYNEIDKQSLELILSRKLNSSEDAPSTSHSGSPVTPSKDGPSNAQKRVLDSSFIGPLNKKKRISRLGSGIPSPLRERLSAFREKAAAAPPPSPRPTTTSIPAPHPLPGARLHASNLPKPASSTSPSTPEGQGTQNLPMDSFSPNSTKACEDQQQKYTSWSSLGIPEPAGVQVKPPKSTGKKLHQLPEKVKERKEKHEGKMQHTVSVSMEEKNLRKEETAELSTSSCLDSGE from the exons ATGAGCCACCAACGCTGCGGGCAGCCTGCCTCTCAAGCACACTACACCGACAG TTCTGGAGCCTCTCAACTCAGTTGCCTGGGActtatacagaataaaattacagTACGTGCCACAAGTGATTCCTATCCGACGACCAAAGCGTGCATGACCCAGCCAGAAGAGGAGTTGCGCAATGGAAGTGCAAAGGTTATTAAACCTGATGGGCCATTTTTAG gaagaaaagcacaggtcAGAAAAGCACCACAAAAAATTCCAGATCCTGTGCCTGTGAGGAAGAGATCAACGCCCATGAACCCTGCAAACATAATAGGGAGGACTTGCACACAGAATGTGGTTTGTCGGCGGCCGTACAGGGATAGGGTGATTCATTTGTTGGCACTGAAGAATTACAAGAAACCAGAGTTACTCACTCGCTTGCGGAAAGATGGTGTCTACCAAAAGGACAAGAATTGCCTTGGAATGATCCTTCATCAG GTAGCCAGCCTGAATACAAAGGATAATTCTTACAGTCTGAAGGATCATCTGTTTAAAGACATTCAAAAAGATTGGCCTGGATACAATGAAATCGATAAACAGTCATTGGAGTTAATACTTTCTAG aaaattaaattcatctgAGGATGCCCCCAGCACCAGTCATTCGGGATCTCCTGTAACTCCCAGTAAAGATGGCCCATCAAATGCTcag AAAAGGGTCTTGGATTCCTCTTTCATCGGTcctctgaacaaaaagaagaggatcTCTCGCCTGGGCAGTGGAATCCCGTCCCCGCTCAGAGAGCGCTTGTCTGCCTTCAGGGAGAAAGCCGCTGCCGCCCCTCCGCCGTCTCCCCGCCCCACGACCACCTCCATTCCCGCTCCTCACCCGCTGCCTGGGGCGCGCCTTCACGCTTCCAACCTGCCAAAACCTGCCAgctccacctcccccagcacccctgaggggcaggggacacaAAACCTGCCCATGGACAGCTTCAGTCCTAATAGCACTAAGGCCTGTGAGGACCAGCAACAAAAATACACCTCTTGGAGTTCTTTGGGGATCCCAGAGCCTGCCGGGGTGCAGGTGAAGCCTCCTAAGTCCACAGGCAAGAAGCTTCACCAACTGCCCGAGAAGGTAAAAGAGCGTAAGGAGAAGCATGAAGGCAAGATGCAGCACACTGTGAGTGtgagcatggaggagaaaaacctcagaaaagaagaaactgccgAGCTGAGTACATCCTCCTGTTTGGATTCGGGTGAAG